Proteins encoded together in one Osmia lignaria lignaria isolate PbOS001 chromosome 4, iyOsmLign1, whole genome shotgun sequence window:
- the LOC143305254 gene encoding gamma-2-syntrophin-like yields MVCDCAASEYSTELGADVSLKKALEELLKCMLRVWCREGQALTRLGASTHECDKRVVVKREAGGEFGFRIHGSKPVVVSAIEPDTPAESSGLEVGDIIMSVNGKSVMDATHSEVVRLAHSGTDVLELEVARTCNVLAPRMVRPGTKEDTDEAPLCSGYLWRKSATSTNTDKWVRRWFALRRDNCLYYYKTDADSQPVGAVMLIKYEVEQTPELRLQSFAIKKQGAPTLRLAADSEEAAARWTTVIKEAIERNDQVDTWLEASMRMREMAACAIQRPDCFGYLSKQQEHARKTSSPTGWSRRYCVLKDAALYFYDDANAEKAFGVACLHGFRVHSSAATSGGRKHAFELQPPDPTQRSYIFATESEMDKKRWLAALEYSIDRWIKIG; encoded by the exons ATGGTGTGCGATTGCGCGGCCTCCGAGTATTCCACGGAACTTGGAGCGGATGTGTCCTTGAAAAAAGCCTTGGAAGAGCTGTTGAAATGCATGCTCAGAGTTTGGTGCAGGGAAGGGCAAGCCCTCACCAGGCTGGGCGCATCGACCCACG AATGCGACAAGAGGGTGGTAGTGAAACGCGAGGCTGGAGGAGAGTTCGGTTTCCGTATTCACGGCTCGAAACCGGTGGTGGTTTCCGCCATTGAACCTGATACACCGGCGGAGAGTTCAGGCCTTGAAGTCGGCGATATTATCATGTCGGTGAATGGAAAAAGCGTTATGGACGCGACTCATTCGGAAGTCGTCAGGCTAGCACATTCTGGCACCGATGTACTAGAATTGGAGGTGGCGAGAACCTGTAACGTCCTGGCACCGAGAATGGTCAGGCCTGGAACGAAAGAAGACACCGATGAGGCACCACTCTGTTCCGGTTACCTTTGGAGAAAATCGGCGACCTCCACGAATACCGATAAATGGGTCCGACGATGGTTTGCTCTGCGACGTGATAACTGCCTCTACTATTACAAGACTGATGCG GATTCACAGCCAGTGGGGGCAGTAATGCTGATAAAGTACGAGGTGGAACAAACACCGGAGCTGAGGTTACAGAGTTTTGCGATAAAGAAACAGGGTGCACCGACACTTCGACTCGCGGCCGACTCCGAGGAAGCTGCTGCCCGATGGACGACAGTCATCAAGGAAGCCATTGAGAGAAACGATCAG GTGGATACATGGTTGGAAGCATCGATGAGGATGCGTGAAATGGCAGCATGCGCCATTCAAAGACCAGACTGTTTTGGTTATCTGAGTAAGCAACAAGAACACGCGAGGAAAACATCTTCACCAACTGGTTGGTCCAGACGATATTGCGTACTGAAGGATGCAGCATTGTATTTCTACGATGACGCTAATGCAGAGAAAGCATTCGGTGTCGCCTGTCTTCACGGCTTCAGGGTGCACAGCAGTGCGGCCACTTCCGGTGGTAGGAAACACGCGTTCGAATTGCAGCCACCGGATCCCACGCAGAGAAGTTATATCTTTGCTACGGAGTCCGAAATGGACAAGAAACG ATGGCTGGCAGCTCTAGAATACTCGATCGATCGATGGATAAAGATTGGTTGA
- the LOC117603258 gene encoding uncharacterized protein LOC117603258 encodes MVKAPSMGPSAGTQGIRKIHPGPEIAMNPRDLPNANITTPPSIRADGKTTSIYHPQVDVSTQVDLHGGFTATSGNISIDWDRRATPLYSREDIKEQYCITSRQLDAVEKSGGGFFGCLSTRGPSPCSAARTSILSACVRSVPSDENLCDAPYPRRPLQIMYRQPYPGYARGLSRYDFEEEADWIESSFFRRRPRSFCTIPDPKRYTWLPEDEESTKLEGPRPVLPPAPPPPSAQAPKTKHVSFARSHTLTSFDVPRSRSPPRPQNQERLIDSQPTMQNAMLPSTLPLMHPYGTSEPRVLVLEKPPKRGTMKTQATQTELPAVFRGRIPVTLSPRTIHRVKMVSQGAQTNGLFNGRKLTKSYSEAGQLGTPLGGGQTGTPGKEETEHEPLHRTQSEEPPRSPFLVDTPPPGGPYTTTATEEALTNGDISEPLTSVLQDQRRSIDLDDQEILIDFKPAPVSPDVRALLNRISQSPRRFLPLQKTFSDGEIRVERRELVGETGEPSYPHTCRRNHQDPWGRTVRASVQFSSTPEDLSLLRVSSPHDDHPEEEFHENLIRRGLFRKRSVSLEDGVQGLVSDDFMLPRSLPTSPTSPTAVAAPRKILQSPKDYASPTRPLRQAAPLCPLLFTATGISGMITSPFASSDSLTNDVTRDHSDGIWNESQATVLQVDSLALLTPSSRRRHLLLLQHQQRSSMDTEALDVEETIESRPSSPRIRLEPATPVQPLTPRQLLLSVESSLTPLTPSNGRPRSGFRRPSPGPPLSQPQSQSSSEFGLSLARTDSGGRTNTDLSETSTTEDYVTANTSTETGTTTGTSATTSSWSRPPQTSSAAASASATATAADGSSFESASSIYSLARSEAIVEEPCSPPPILEETEIPFGLEVPPSPARSSSSSSSGSYDLKDAMIDPGQEHEQTAPTSGHTSETELDRDEGHRSSSGGYAESPPDPRTWSEEERRRRRKTFTLDFLGSTQDIERSPEPYGDSAEVSPTSSHRHRPRGKSTNAKSPHKNNRKREATQQTVQVQQQQQQITRSPQKEDWRVDQAEDTGHIPTSDDSSCSHHYHMYHHHHHHHMHRDGTDGRHRRTRESPRRKTTGYVSARRRSNEDKNAAITGSLPRRRSRAADDIMCSRLSPGRYQRSPGHNGQRALIVESQSPEARLKALSAESLRSVSPGSDSVFYSEGADQYLAISVLDAPHCHHCGREVNYLLLTPLFLL; translated from the exons GTGGACGTCTCGACCCAGGTGGATCTGCACGGCGGTTTCACCGCGACTAGTGGTAACATTAGCATCGACTGGGATCGAAGGGCAACTCCTTTGTACTCTCGCGAGGACATCAAGGAACAGTATTGCATAACCAGTCGGCAATTGGATGCGGTAGAAAAATCTGGCGGTGGTTTTTTTGGGTGCCTGTCGACTAGAGGACCTTCTCCATGCAGCGCAGCTAGGACCTCCATTTTATCTGCCTGTGTGAGAAGCGTGCCAAGCGATGAAAACCTCTGTGACGCCCCCTATCCTCGAAGACCCCTCCAGATCATGTACCGGCAACCTTACCCCGGTTATGCGAGGGGGCTGTCACGTTATGATTTTGAGGAGGAGGCTGACTGGATAGAGAGTTCCTTCTTCCGAAGGAGACCTAGGTCATTTTGCACCATTCCTGACCCGAAAAG GTACACCTGGCTTCCCGAGGATGAAGAATCAACAAAATTGGAAGGTCCTCGACCAGTTCTGCCACCTGCACCCCCACCACCTTCCGCGCAAGCGCCAAAAACAAAGCACGTGAGCTTCGCGAGATCACATACCCTTACATCCTTCGACGTTCCAAGGAGTAGAAGTCCTCCAAGACCACAAAATCAGGAACGCCTTATAGATTCACAGCCAACAATGCAAAATGCGATGCTACCTTCAACTTTACCTCTGATGCACCCCTATGGAACTAGTGAGCCCCGTGTTCTTGTCCTTG AAAAGCCACCAAAGCGAGGAACCATGAAGACACAGGCAACCCAAACGGAGTTGCCAGCGGTGTTTCGAGGTCGCATCCCAGTCACCCTTAGCCCCAGGACGATACACCGGGTAAAGATGGTCTCGCAAGGCGCCCAGACAAACGGTCTGTTCAACGGCAGGAAATTGACGAAAAGTTACTCGGAGGCTGGTCAGCTGGGTACCCCGTTGGGTGGCGGTCAAACTGGCACACCGGGGAAAGAAGAAACCGAGCACGAACCTCTTCACAGGACGCAGAGCGAGGAACCACCCAGGTCACCCTTCCTTGTCGATACGCCACCCCCTGGAGGACCGTACACCACTACCGCTACCGAGGAGGCTCTGACTAATGGGGACATCTCGGAACCTCTAACGAGTGTC CTTCAAGATCAACGAAGATCCATCGACTTAGATGACCAAGAAATCCTTATAGACTTTAAGCCTGCACCAGTGTCGCCGGATGTTCGAGCTCTACTGAACCGGATATCCCAATCACCGCGAAGGTTTCTACCGTTGCAAAAGACCTTTTCCGACGGAGAAATTCGTGTGGAAAGACGCGAGTTGGTCGGTGAAACTGGTGAACCAAGTTATCCTCACACGTGTAGAAGAAATCATCAGGACCCATGGGGCAGGACCGTCAGAGCATCCGTCCAATTCTCCTCGACGCCCGAGGACCTGTCCTTGCTCCGAGTTTCTTCGCCCCACGATGATCATCCCGAAGAG GAGTTTCACGAGAACCTCATTCGACGAGGGCTGTTTCGCAAGAGGAGCGTATCACTGGAGGATGGTGTGCAAGGTTTAGTGTCCGATGATTTTATGTTGCCAAGATCGCTTCCAACATCACCCACATCACCGACTGCAGtagcag CACCACGAAAGATTTTACAAAGTCCCAAAGACTACGCATCACCGACTCGTCCACTGCGACAAGCGGCGCCACTTTGTCCGTTACTTTTCACTGCTACCGGAATTTCCGGTATGATCACGTCTCCGTTTGCTTCGAGCGATTCGCTAACGAACGACGTCACGAGGGACCATAGCGATGGAATTTGGAACGAGTCACAGGCGACGGTTCTCCAGGTTGACTCGTTGGCCTTATTGACACCGTCCTCGAGGAGGAGGCATCTTTTGCTTCTTCAACACCAACAGCGATCCTCGATGGACACAGAGGCGCTGGACGTTGAAGAGACCATTGAATCACGTCCTTCGAGTCCAAGGATACGCCTTGAGCCAGCAACGCCTGTTCAACCGTTAACACCAAG GCAATTACTTCTCAGCGTCGAATCGTCCTTGACGCCTTTGACGCCAAGCAACGGTAGACCGAGAAGCGGATTTCGTCGTCCGAGTCCTGGACCGCCGTTATCACAGCCTCAATCGCAATCCTCGAGCGAATTCGGCTTGAGCTTGGCCAGGACCGATTCGGGAGGTCGAACGAATACCGATCTGTCTGAAACCTCGACTACCGAGGATTATGTCACTGCCAACACCTCCACTGAGACTGGGACCACTACAGGCACCTCCGCAACGACCAGTTCCTGGTCCAGGCCTCCACAGACTTCAAGCGCCGCGGCGTCCGCCTCGGCAACAGCCACTGCTGCGGATGGAAGCTCCTTCGAGAGTGCCAGTTCAATTTACAGCCTTGCTCGCAGCGAG GCCATCGTTGAAGAGCCATGTAGTCCACCGCCGATACTGGAGGAAACGGAAATTCCATTTGGATTGGAGGTACCTCCGTCACCGGCTAGATCCAGTAGCAGCAGCAGTTCGGGTAGCTACGATCTGAAAGATGCAATGATAGATCCAGGTCAGGAACACGAACAGACTGCACCTACGAGCGGACACACCTCAGAGACGGAGTTGGATCGTGAC GAAGGTCACCGCTCCTCTTCCGGAGGCTATGCAGAATCTCCTCCAGATCCGCGAACTTGGAGCGAGGAAGAACGTCGTAGACGCCGGAAGACCTTCACTCTGGACTTCCTTGGTAGCACACAGGACATTGAGCGCAGTCCAGAACCCTACGGGGACAGTGCTGAAGTCAGTCCAACGTCCAGCCATCGGCACAGACCGAGGGGAAAATCAACGAACGCCAAGAGTCCCCATAAAAACAACAGGAAACGGGAAGCTACTCAACAAACGGTGCAGgtgcaacaacagcaacaacaaatTACTAGAAGTCCTCAGAAAGAGGATTGGCGTGTGGATCAGGCTGAAGATACTGGCCATATTCCTACGTCAGATGATTCTAGCTGTAGTCATCATTACCATAtgtatcatcatcatcatcatcatcatatgCATCGCGATGGCACTGATGGAAGACATAGAAGAACTAGGGAGAGTCCCAGGAGGAAGACAACTGGTTATGTTTCTGCTAGGAGAAGAAGTAACGAG GATAAGAACGCGGCCATAACAGGCAGCCTGCCACGAAGAAGATCACGTGCGGCGGACGACATAATGTGTTCGAGGTTGAGTCCGGGCCGTTACCAACGTAGTCCAGGACACAACGGGCAACGGGCGTTGATTGTCGAGTCTCAGAGCCCAGAAGCGAGATTAAAAGCTCTTTCAGCGGAATCCTTGAGGTCCGTCAGTCCGGGTAGCGACAGTGTCTTTTACAGCGAGGGTGCGGACCAATATCTTGCCATCAGCGTGCTCGACGCTCCACATTGTCATCATTGTGGCAGAGAggtaaattatttattgcttACTCCTTTGTTCCTCCTTTGA